One region of Cyanobium sp. M30B3 genomic DNA includes:
- a CDS encoding adenosylmethionine decarboxylase translates to MTQSLPCLHPNPGWTGATPTSPPQPSSPIANSATSSDTVGKHCILELYACDSSRLDDEAFLRDTITSAAKRAGATLLNLITHRFEPQGVTGLALLAESHISIHTWPESGYAAVDVFTCGDHTMPERACAVLAAELGAGTHKLTSFRRETPAAIAGSEREPALAA, encoded by the coding sequence ATGACCCAGAGCCTGCCCTGCCTCCACCCCAACCCGGGATGGACCGGAGCCACCCCCACCTCCCCCCCACAGCCCAGCTCTCCGATAGCGAACAGCGCCACCAGCTCCGACACGGTGGGCAAGCACTGCATCCTCGAGCTCTACGCCTGCGACAGCTCCAGGCTCGACGACGAGGCCTTCCTCAGGGACACCATCACCTCCGCCGCGAAACGGGCTGGTGCCACCCTGCTCAACCTGATCACCCACCGCTTCGAGCCCCAGGGCGTCACCGGCCTGGCCCTGCTGGCCGAGTCGCACATCTCCATCCACACCTGGCCGGAATCGGGCTATGCCGCCGTGGATGTGTTCACCTGCGGTGACCACACCATGCCCGAGCGGGCCTGTGCCGTGCTCGCCGCCGAACTGGGCGCCGGCACCCACAAGCTCACCAGCTTCCGCCGCGAAACCCCGGCCGCCATCGCCGGCAGTGAACGGGAGCCGGCCCTGGCGGCCTGA
- a CDS encoding N-acetyltransferase gives MLPFRHLTPAPRLPAGYRLLSDGQPTPAALDALLLQAGDRPRGAERWQRVLERSLWHLRIETDAGQLVGFVRATSDRALNANLWDLWADLHDPLQEELMQALVQAALGRMRRELPGCSISLSAPPGAQAALERCGFLVDPNGIRAMGLALQPEHNA, from the coding sequence TTGCTCCCCTTCCGCCACCTCACGCCCGCCCCGCGCCTGCCGGCGGGCTACCGGCTGCTGAGCGATGGCCAGCCAACGCCCGCAGCCCTCGACGCCCTGCTGCTGCAGGCCGGCGATCGGCCCCGTGGGGCTGAGCGCTGGCAGCGGGTGCTGGAGCGCAGCCTCTGGCATCTGCGCATCGAAACCGATGCCGGCCAGCTGGTGGGCTTCGTGCGCGCCACCAGCGACCGGGCCCTCAATGCCAACCTCTGGGATCTCTGGGCCGATCTCCACGACCCCCTGCAGGAGGAACTGATGCAGGCCCTGGTGCAGGCCGCGCTTGGGCGCATGCGCCGGGAACTCCCGGGGTGCAGCATCTCCCTGTCGGCCCCGCCGGGCGCCCAGGCGGCCCTGGAGCGCTGCGGCTTCCTGGTCGACCCCAATGGCATCCGGGCCATGGGTCTGGCCCTGCAGCCGGAGCACAACGCCTGA
- the recF gene encoding DNA replication/repair protein RecF, with translation MPAKEAGVRTLAGGGWWPERQARRGADQEPVDRTRGWIRGSIPWIRWFRRVCPRRARSEPASDGPTLTAHRTRAIRLQRLSLQQFRNIERLELSLDAPRLLVVGPNGEGKSNLLEAVELLGSLRSHRSGSDRDLIRHGQPGAVLRGHTASDDLLQLELRRQGGRRASRNGKQLERQHELLGSLRCVGFSTLDLELVRGEPAIRRHWLDRVVLQLEPVYADLLSRYGRLLRQRSQLLRRRLGGEALDALLDSFDLQMAVIGTRLHRRRHRALQRLEPLAAAWQSRLSGGREALQLGYRSGTALQGPDAEEPWRQAMASQLLAQRPEELRLGQCGVGPQRDEVDLLLAQQPARRYGSAGQQRTLVLALKLAELELVQQVVGQPPLLLLDDVLAELDPQRQGLLLDAVGEGHQCLVSTTHLDAFTGGWRHHCQVIRMQAGSALPSIDT, from the coding sequence ATGCCCGCGAAGGAGGCCGGAGTCCGGACCTTGGCAGGCGGGGGCTGGTGGCCCGAGAGACAGGCCAGACGGGGAGCTGATCAGGAACCTGTGGATCGAACCCGTGGATGGATCCGAGGGTCGATTCCGTGGATTCGCTGGTTTCGCCGGGTTTGCCCGCGGAGAGCCCGTTCAGAGCCCGCCTCGGATGGACCTACCTTAACCGCTCATCGCACCAGGGCCATCCGGCTACAACGCCTCAGCCTGCAGCAGTTCCGCAACATCGAGCGGCTGGAGCTCAGCCTGGACGCGCCGCGGCTGCTGGTGGTGGGGCCGAACGGGGAGGGCAAGTCCAACCTGCTGGAGGCGGTGGAGCTGCTGGGCAGCCTGCGCTCCCACCGCAGCGGCAGCGATCGCGACCTGATCCGTCACGGTCAGCCCGGCGCCGTGCTGCGGGGTCACACCGCCAGCGACGACCTGCTGCAGCTGGAGCTGCGGCGCCAGGGTGGGCGCAGGGCCAGCCGCAACGGCAAGCAGCTGGAGCGGCAGCACGAGCTGCTGGGCTCCCTGCGCTGCGTGGGCTTCAGCACCCTCGACCTGGAATTGGTGCGGGGAGAGCCGGCCATCCGCCGCCACTGGCTCGACCGGGTGGTGCTGCAGCTGGAGCCGGTCTATGCCGACCTGCTGAGCCGCTACGGGCGGCTGTTGCGCCAGCGCAGCCAGCTGCTGCGCCGGCGGCTGGGCGGAGAGGCCCTCGATGCCCTGCTCGACAGCTTTGATCTGCAGATGGCGGTGATCGGCACCCGGCTGCACCGCCGCCGCCACCGGGCCCTGCAACGCCTGGAGCCCCTGGCCGCCGCCTGGCAGAGCCGCCTCAGCGGAGGGCGGGAGGCGTTGCAACTGGGCTACCGCAGCGGCACCGCGCTGCAGGGCCCGGATGCGGAAGAGCCCTGGCGCCAGGCCATGGCCAGCCAATTGCTGGCCCAGCGGCCGGAGGAACTGCGCCTGGGCCAGTGCGGGGTCGGCCCCCAGCGCGACGAGGTGGACCTGTTGCTGGCGCAGCAGCCCGCCCGCCGCTATGGCTCCGCCGGCCAGCAGCGCACCCTGGTGCTGGCCCTCAAGCTGGCGGAGCTGGAGCTGGTGCAGCAGGTGGTGGGCCAGCCGCCGCTGCTGCTGCTGGACGACGTGCTGGCGGAACTCGACCCCCAGCGCCAGGGGTTGCTGCTGGATGCGGTGGGAGAGGGCCACCAGTGCCTGGTGAGCACCACCCATCTGGATGCCTTCACCGGCGGCTGGCGCCACCACTGCCAGGTGATCCGCATGCAAGCCGGCAGCGCACTCCCGTCGATCGACACGTAA